Proteins encoded within one genomic window of Agelaius phoeniceus isolate bAgePho1 chromosome 9, bAgePho1.hap1, whole genome shotgun sequence:
- the SFR1 gene encoding swi5-dependent recombination DNA repair protein 1 homolog isoform X1, which yields MPLYNVAISRKTEDVVTDVPKVQKSKTAIHLRMEESVLDKLPSLCSTPKDSGAPPAQGTSSGKQQMSAALRERLRKTRRSFNANFTVAKRLKIDTEEKDTAGAVTECLPETSADCSRLQDGSENLEGNGTGSTCFKSPSQESDPCGSAENSDVIQVGLGQQQSLEEKVKLEKQVQEKEELLRRLKMVKMYRSKNNLSELQALIEKWRSSTQLMLYELQSAFSADGKKVSLTQLIDTFGLEDQLLHYSRTEEDFVDA from the exons ATGCCTTTATATAACGTAGCTATAAGCAGGAAAACAGAGGACGTAGTTACAGACGTACCCAAAGTGCAAAAGTCAA AGACAGCTATTCATCTCAGGATGGAAGAGTCAGTGCTGGATAAATTGCCATCTTTGTGCAGTACTCCAAAGGATTCTGGGGCACCACCTGCACAGGGGACCAGTTCAGGGAAACAG caAATGAGTGCAGCTCTGAGGGAACGATTAAGGAAAACAAGACGTTCATTTAATGCCAATTTTACAGTGGCAAAGCGGCTCAAAATAGACACTGAAGAAAAAGACACTGCTGGTGCTGTCACTGAGTGCTTGCCAGAGACCAGTGCAGACTGTTCCAGGTTACAAGATGGTTCTGAAAACCTGGAAGGAAATGGCACTGGAAGTACATGTTTCAAAAGTCCCTCACAGGAGAGTGATCCCTGTGGATCAGCAGAGAATTCAGATGTGATACAGGTTGGTCTTGGTCAGCAACAGTCCCTTGAAGAGAAAGTAAAGCTGGAGAAACAAgtgcaggagaaggaagagcTGCTTCGTAGGCTCAAAATGGTGAAGATGTATCGATCCAAG AACAACCTGTCTGAGCTGCAGGCTTTGATAGAGAAGTGGAGAAGTAGCACGCAGCTGATGCTGTATGAGCTGCAGTCGGCCTTTTCTGCAGATGGCAAGAAAGTGAGTCTCACTCAGCTCATCGACACGTTTGGGCTAGAAGACCAGTTACTGCACTACAGCAGAACAGAAGAAGATTTTGTAGATGCATAA
- the SFR1 gene encoding swi5-dependent recombination DNA repair protein 1 homolog isoform X2 — MEESVLDKLPSLCSTPKDSGAPPAQGTSSGKQQMSAALRERLRKTRRSFNANFTVAKRLKIDTEEKDTAGAVTECLPETSADCSRLQDGSENLEGNGTGSTCFKSPSQESDPCGSAENSDVIQVGLGQQQSLEEKVKLEKQVQEKEELLRRLKMVKMYRSKNNLSELQALIEKWRSSTQLMLYELQSAFSADGKKVSLTQLIDTFGLEDQLLHYSRTEEDFVDA; from the exons ATGGAAGAGTCAGTGCTGGATAAATTGCCATCTTTGTGCAGTACTCCAAAGGATTCTGGGGCACCACCTGCACAGGGGACCAGTTCAGGGAAACAG caAATGAGTGCAGCTCTGAGGGAACGATTAAGGAAAACAAGACGTTCATTTAATGCCAATTTTACAGTGGCAAAGCGGCTCAAAATAGACACTGAAGAAAAAGACACTGCTGGTGCTGTCACTGAGTGCTTGCCAGAGACCAGTGCAGACTGTTCCAGGTTACAAGATGGTTCTGAAAACCTGGAAGGAAATGGCACTGGAAGTACATGTTTCAAAAGTCCCTCACAGGAGAGTGATCCCTGTGGATCAGCAGAGAATTCAGATGTGATACAGGTTGGTCTTGGTCAGCAACAGTCCCTTGAAGAGAAAGTAAAGCTGGAGAAACAAgtgcaggagaaggaagagcTGCTTCGTAGGCTCAAAATGGTGAAGATGTATCGATCCAAG AACAACCTGTCTGAGCTGCAGGCTTTGATAGAGAAGTGGAGAAGTAGCACGCAGCTGATGCTGTATGAGCTGCAGTCGGCCTTTTCTGCAGATGGCAAGAAAGTGAGTCTCACTCAGCTCATCGACACGTTTGGGCTAGAAGACCAGTTACTGCACTACAGCAGAACAGAAGAAGATTTTGTAGATGCATAA